The Thunnus albacares chromosome 21, fThuAlb1.1, whole genome shotgun sequence genome window below encodes:
- the mos gene encoding proto-oncogene serine/threonine-protein kinase mos, translated as MPSPIPVTRLLPKDIYPSVDIGTCSSPLTKHPHGSFLQVPAQRLHGRVASRLWSSVIYWKELRSVQPVGSGGFGSVYKAEYLGETVALKKVKKCAKNKLASRQSFWAELNAAHLRHKNIVRVIAATTCVPADFGDESSIGTILMELVGSRNLQQTIYGCAEPLEADRWLRYSSDIVHGLRFLHSHSIVHLDIKPANVLVSSEDVCKIADFGCSLKLDRGCEDTAISPYLSHVGGTYTHRAPELLKGEGVSVKADIFSFGITLWQLITREQPYTGDRQHVLYAVVAHHLRPSVQDQEVFRSQQGQLCRTLLSRCWSGEPRCRPSAQELLPDLEQLRSHI; from the coding sequence ATGCCCTCTCCGATCCCCGTGACCCGCCTGCTGCCCAAAGACATCTATCCCTCTGTGGACATTGGGACCTGCAGCAGCCCGCTGACCAAACACCCTCACGGCTCCTTTTTACAGGTGCCTGCTCAGCGGCTCCACGGCAGAGTCGCCAGTCGGCTCTGGTCCTCTGTGATCTACTGGAAGGAGCTGCGCTCCGTGCAGCCTGTGGGTTCCGGAGGGTTCGGCTCGGTCTACAAGGCGGAGTACCTTGGGGAGACCGTCGCACTGAAGAAAGTCAAAAAGTGCGCCAAGAACAAACTGGCGTCTCGACAGAGCTTCTGGGCCGAGCTGAACGCTGCACACCTGCGGCACAAAAACATCGTTCGCGTCATCGCGGCGACCACCTGCGTACCGGCGGATTTTGGAGATGAAAGCAGCATCGGAACGATACTGATGGAGTTGGTCGGGAGCAGAAATCTGCAGCAGACTATTTACGGCTGTGCAGAGCCGCTGGAGGCAGACAGGTGGCTCAGGTACTCCTCAGACATTGTTCACGGATTGCGGTTCCTTCACTCCCACAGTATTGTGCATCTGGACATAAAACCAGCCAACGTGTTGGTGTCCAGTGAGGACGTCTGCAAAATCGCCGATTTCGGCTGTTCTCTGAAACTGGACCGCGGGTGCGAGGATACCGCCATCAGCCCCTATCTGAGCCACGTAGGCGGCACGTACACGCACAGAGCCCCGGAGCTGCTGAAAGGAGAAGGGGTGTCTGTCAAAGCGGATATCTTCTCCTTCGGGATCACTCTGTGGCAGCTGATCACCAGAGAGCAGCCCTACACCGGCGACAGGCAGCACGTGCTCTACGCGGTTGTGGCACACCATCTGCGGCCGTCGGTTCAGGACCAAGAAGTGTTCCGGTCGCAGCAGGGGCAGCTGTGCAGGACTCTGCTGAGCCGGTGCTGGAGTGGAGAGCCCCGCTGCAGACCCAGCGCCCAGGAGCTGCTGCCTGACCTGGAGCAGCTGCGCTCCCACATATGA